From a region of the Campylobacteraceae bacterium genome:
- a CDS encoding peptidoglycan bridge formation glycyltransferase FemA/FemB family protein: MVEVKVIEDKNEWNSKLKKTINYNVFSTYEWGEYKRANWEIERLAFYKSGNFLGQCQFLLKKKFGFLISWNSGGLNLVDYKFIDSIVEAIKNYYKYYKYNIRFNFYDKNSGETLFKILYSLKEVDSKINSGFSIVHSLKSNIDLVKSMSSNHRYYYKKSCKNPLEVRFNSENRIKDFIYLHNQMTTLKKLSHLKITEENIDILAKNFKENFLIESVYFNNKIVASCIILIFEDYAFYYLAASNEEGRRLFASYFMVKELFEYLITKDIVKFDFAGITPYEINASGVNKFKIGFGGEITKYVGEYELFNNKITNTLFNKLISFIK, from the coding sequence ATGGTAGAAGTAAAAGTTATAGAAGATAAAAATGAATGGAATAGTAAGTTAAAGAAAACTATAAATTATAATGTATTTTCAACTTATGAATGGGGAGAATATAAAAGAGCTAATTGGGAGATAGAGAGATTAGCATTTTACAAAAGTGGAAATTTTTTGGGACAATGTCAATTTTTACTGAAAAAAAAATTTGGATTTTTAATTTCCTGGAATAGTGGCGGTTTAAATTTAGTAGATTATAAATTTATAGATTCAATTGTTGAAGCTATAAAAAATTATTATAAATATTATAAATATAATATTAGATTTAATTTTTATGATAAAAACTCTGGAGAAACACTATTTAAAATTTTATATTCTTTAAAAGAAGTAGACTCCAAAATTAATAGTGGATTCAGCATAGTTCATTCTTTAAAGAGTAATATTGATTTAGTAAAGTCTATGAGTTCTAATCACAGGTATTATTATAAAAAGTCATGTAAAAATCCTTTAGAAGTTAGATTTAATTCTGAAAATAGAATAAAAGATTTTATTTATCTTCATAATCAAATGACCACACTAAAAAAATTATCACACTTAAAGATTACTGAGGAGAATATTGATATATTAGCAAAAAACTTTAAGGAAAATTTTTTAATTGAGTCAGTCTATTTTAACAATAAAATTGTTGCAAGTTGTATTATCCTTATTTTTGAAGATTATGCATTTTATTATTTGGCAGCAAGTAATGAAGAGGGAAGAAGATTATTTGCATCCTATTTTATGGTTAAAGAGTTATTTGAGTATTTAATTACTAAAGACATAGTAAAATTTGATTTTGCAGGAATTACGCCATATGAAATAAATGCTAGTGGCGTAAATAAGTTTAAGATTGGATTCGGTGGTGAAATAACGAAATATGTTGGTGAATATGAGTTGTTTAATAATAAGATAACTAATACATTATTTAATAAACTTATAAGTTTTATTAAATAA
- a CDS encoding glycosyltransferase produces MKKKLTIVVPFLNEEDNLRNFNIRIENIRNEINNMDIEFFFVDDGSSDKSFEIIKETTKDIFGIKLIKLSKNFGSHYSMFAAIDNIKTCDYFSFMSADMQEPISLYKDMLNKFSSDQNIDIVLADRQNRSTDQLSIIFSRIYNSLVKKYAITDFPEKGLDIFMLKFNVLKNLQNMNIKNTSIYGNIFNMGYSKEYVPYKQLERKIGHSKWTLSKKIKLFIDTFVSFSIMPLRLITILGILFSSIGFGYGLYIIIVSLFGDIKVEGWSTLVALNTFGFGLLFLMLGIISEYIWRIYDQINPNKSYIIKEKIGFDE; encoded by the coding sequence ATGAAAAAAAAATTGACAATAGTTGTACCTTTTTTAAATGAAGAAGACAATCTAAGAAACTTTAATATTAGAATTGAAAATATAAGAAATGAAATTAATAATATGGATATTGAGTTTTTCTTTGTAGATGATGGTTCTTCTGATAAATCTTTTGAAATAATAAAAGAAACAACTAAAGATATTTTTGGTATAAAATTAATAAAATTATCGAAAAATTTTGGATCGCATTATTCTATGTTCGCAGCAATTGATAATATCAAAACTTGTGATTATTTCTCATTTATGTCTGCCGATATGCAAGAGCCTATTAGTTTATATAAAGATATGTTAAATAAATTTTCTTCAGATCAAAATATTGATATTGTATTAGCTGATAGGCAAAATAGAAGTACTGATCAACTTAGCATTATTTTCTCTCGAATATATAATTCTCTTGTAAAAAAATACGCAATAACTGATTTTCCTGAGAAAGGATTAGATATTTTTATGTTAAAGTTTAATGTACTAAAAAACTTACAAAACATGAACATTAAAAATACGTCGATATATGGAAATATTTTTAATATGGGTTATTCAAAAGAATATGTCCCATATAAACAACTTGAGAGAAAAATCGGTCATAGTAAATGGACATTAAGTAAAAAGATAAAATTATTTATTGATACTTTTGTGTCATTTTCTATAATGCCATTGAGACTAATTACTATTCTGGGAATATTATTTTCTTCTATTGGTTTTGGATACGGCTTGTATATAATCATTGTAAGTTTATTTGGTGATATTAAAGTTGAAGGTTGGTCAACACTTGTTGCCTTAAATACTTTTGGTTTCGGACTTTTATTTCTGATGCTTGGAATTATATCAGAATATATATGGAGAATATACGATCAAATTAATCCTAATAAATCTTATATCATAAAAGAGAAAATAGGTTTTGATGAATAG
- a CDS encoding acyltransferase, with protein sequence MLDRIIDFFYKKREEVNKKYDRVLPFGENINDRWEKAKYLNFSENTSVYDSSLVLGDIRVGKECWIGPFTILDGSGGSLIIGDNCDISAGVQIYTHDTSNKIVSKNEITKAPVSIGNNCYIGPNVVISKGIRIGNNVVIGANSLVNLDIPSNNKVHGTPEKLY encoded by the coding sequence ATGTTAGATAGAATTATAGATTTCTTTTATAAAAAAAGAGAAGAAGTTAATAAAAAATATGACAGAGTTTTACCTTTTGGTGAGAATATAAATGATCGGTGGGAGAAAGCCAAGTATTTAAATTTTAGTGAGAACACGAGTGTCTACGATTCCTCTCTAGTTCTCGGGGATATTCGAGTTGGTAAAGAATGTTGGATAGGTCCATTTACGATTCTTGATGGATCAGGTGGAAGCCTAATAATTGGAGATAATTGTGATATTTCTGCCGGCGTTCAGATCTATACACATGATACATCAAATAAGATAGTTTCTAAAAATGAAATAACAAAAGCACCTGTCTCAATAGGTAATAATTGTTATATAGGCCCTAATGTAGTTATATCAAAAGGAATAAGAATAGGTAATAATGTAGTCATTGGTGCTAATAGTTTAGTTAATCTAGATATACCATCTAATAACAAAGTACATGGTACACCAGAAAAGCTATACTAA
- a CDS encoding class I SAM-dependent methyltransferase produces MSKFKEIANTKNHDEYKNNQDIFSHTADESSSQNMVDSYLVLLYKIIGFNLASNNKCIDVGCGAGYIAGAFNRVKINMDALEYSDDAIKILKENNSSLNIIQGDMLKFKEDNKYDLIFSREVYLITRVNSFTEQYQVISNMIDSLKPGGVFMLVGSDISFPHCMDYNLMINIYRKDDRLCLVSEKYYEVIFNKLHKYIFNKLSYKVLKLIFFPLIWYKKKYKKWASQYIIVFKKKK; encoded by the coding sequence ATGTCAAAATTTAAAGAAATTGCAAATACTAAAAACCATGATGAATACAAGAATAATCAAGATATCTTTTCTCATACAGCAGATGAAAGTTCTTCCCAAAATATGGTTGATTCATATCTTGTTTTATTGTATAAAATAATTGGATTCAACTTGGCTAGTAACAATAAATGTATAGATGTAGGATGTGGAGCAGGATATATTGCAGGTGCATTTAATCGAGTAAAAATAAATATGGATGCATTAGAATATTCTGATGATGCAATAAAAATATTAAAAGAAAATAATTCAAGTTTAAATATTATACAAGGTGACATGCTTAAATTTAAAGAAGATAATAAATATGATCTAATATTTTCTAGAGAAGTTTATCTAATTACTAGGGTTAACTCCTTTACTGAACAGTATCAAGTTATCTCGAATATGATTGATAGTTTAAAGCCAGGCGGAGTCTTTATGTTAGTAGGTAGTGATATTTCATTTCCTCATTGTATGGATTATAACTTAATGATTAATATATACAGAAAAGACGATAGATTGTGCCTTGTTAGTGAAAAATATTATGAAGTTATTTTTAATAAATTGCATAAGTATATTTTCAATAAATTGTCATACAAAGTGCTAAAACTTATATTTTTTCCTTTAATTTGGTATAAAAAAAAGTATAAAAAATGGGCGAGTCAATATATTATCGTATTTAAAAAGAAAAAATGA
- a CDS encoding flippase-like domain-containing protein, with protein MNSFFPILIVSIALFYLTFNIDIDLLLESLFMYSFDAIIYVVIITIVSFFILSYRWQILSLSNISFYNSYKVNLLAMAINQILPIRAGDLYKPTYLRKNYSIETHKSISSIVLERSLDLSIISFISLIVLFGSIFLEKTYFLFSMIIFLFIGIFIFIKYIKDIIKVLKKIKNKRIKKALLQIIINIYKTSYEVLIMGIISTILLYMFYVLSLYGFIYFFTNFDLSFFEVMIVFIISALGMSLPTTPAGIGVYEASIVFILGYFGINNEEALSFAIVYHLLQIITILFLWLFFYSGGNLCLKKEV; from the coding sequence ATGAATAGTTTTTTTCCTATTTTAATTGTTTCAATTGCCTTATTCTATTTAACTTTTAATATAGACATTGATTTATTACTAGAAAGTTTATTTATGTATTCTTTTGATGCTATTATTTACGTTGTGATTATTACAATTGTTTCATTTTTTATCCTTTCTTATAGATGGCAAATATTAAGTCTTTCCAATATTAGTTTTTATAATTCTTATAAGGTAAATTTACTCGCAATGGCAATTAATCAAATACTGCCAATTAGAGCAGGTGACCTATATAAACCTACATATTTAAGAAAAAATTACTCTATTGAAACTCATAAGTCAATAAGTTCCATAGTTTTAGAACGAAGTTTAGATTTATCTATAATTTCTTTTATTTCTTTGATTGTTTTATTTGGTTCAATATTCCTTGAAAAAACTTATTTTTTATTTTCAATGATTATTTTTTTATTTATAGGTATTTTTATTTTTATAAAGTATATTAAAGATATAATTAAAGTGCTTAAAAAAATTAAAAATAAAAGAATAAAAAAAGCTTTATTACAAATTATTATTAACATTTATAAGACAAGTTATGAAGTTTTAATTATGGGAATTATTTCTACAATTCTTTTGTATATGTTTTATGTACTATCCTTATATGGATTTATATACTTTTTTACAAACTTCGATTTGTCTTTTTTTGAAGTAATGATTGTTTTTATTATTTCTGCTCTAGGAATGTCCTTGCCTACTACACCTGCAGGAATTGGAGTTTATGAGGCAAGCATTGTTTTTATTTTAGGATATTTTGGTATTAATAATGAAGAAGCATTATCCTTTGCTATTGTTTATCACCTACTTCAAATCATAACAATATTATTTTTATGGTTATTTTTTTATTCGGGAGGAAATTTATGTTTAAAAAAGGAAGTCTAA
- a CDS encoding DegT/DnrJ/EryC1/StrS family aminotransferase — protein sequence MKINFINLQSQYKQYKVEIDKEIQDVLDTSSYIMGDKVSFLEKNLAKFVGVKHAITCSSGTDALILALMAIDIKPGDEIITTPFTFIASAETIAFLGAIPVFVDIDEKTYNIDVNKIEEKITSKTKAIIPVSLFGQTSDMDKINKIAKINNLKVIEDGAQSFGAEYKKKKSCNLSDIGTTSFFPAKPLGCYGDGGAVFTNDDKLAKKIRIILNHGQTKKYVHSHIGINGRLDTIQAGVLNVKLKYYEKELNKRNEIAEIYNKNLKNIILPFVSNNATSVWAQYCVRVKNRESVIEKCSNKNVPIGVYYPIPLHLQEVFKYLAYEEGDFPITEKISKEIIALPMSAFLTQEEQDYIIKVINE from the coding sequence GTGAAAATTAATTTTATAAATTTACAAAGTCAATACAAACAGTATAAAGTAGAAATCGATAAAGAAATACAAGATGTATTAGATACATCATCATATATAATGGGAGATAAAGTTTCTTTTTTAGAAAAGAATTTAGCAAAATTTGTTGGTGTTAAACATGCAATTACTTGCAGTAGTGGAACGGATGCTCTTATCTTAGCATTAATGGCCATTGATATCAAACCAGGTGATGAAATTATAACAACTCCTTTTACTTTTATAGCAAGTGCTGAAACAATTGCCTTTTTGGGAGCAATCCCTGTTTTTGTTGATATTGATGAGAAAACATATAATATAGATGTGAATAAAATTGAAGAAAAAATTACTTCTAAAACCAAAGCTATTATTCCCGTATCTTTATTTGGGCAAACCTCTGATATGGATAAGATAAATAAAATAGCAAAAATAAATAATTTAAAAGTGATTGAAGATGGGGCCCAAAGTTTTGGAGCAGAATATAAAAAGAAAAAGTCGTGTAACCTAAGTGATATTGGGACAACATCATTTTTTCCTGCAAAACCATTAGGCTGCTATGGTGATGGTGGCGCAGTGTTTACAAATGATGATAAATTGGCAAAGAAGATAAGAATTATCCTAAATCATGGTCAAACAAAGAAATACGTTCATAGTCATATTGGTATTAATGGAAGACTTGATACTATTCAGGCTGGAGTATTGAATGTTAAACTTAAGTATTATGAGAAAGAGTTAAATAAAAGAAATGAAATAGCAGAAATTTATAATAAAAACTTGAAAAATATTATCCTACCTTTTGTATCAAACAACGCAACATCAGTGTGGGCTCAGTACTGTGTAAGAGTTAAAAATAGAGAGTCTGTAATAGAAAAATGCTCAAATAAAAATGTACCAATAGGAGTCTATTATCCAATACCATTACATCTTCAAGAAGTATTTAAGTATTTAGCTTATGAAGAAGGAGATTTTCCTATAACAGAAAAAATTTCAAAGGAAATAATAGCTCTCCCTATGTCTGCATTTTTAACTCAAGAGGAACAAGATTACATTATAAAGGTAATAAATGAATAA
- a CDS encoding GDP-mannose 4,6-dehydratase: MRPTIKNSTILVTGGAGFIGSHLVDKLILEGAKKLIVIDNMFLGSEENLKNAILCGAVLYKDDIEISSSLDYIFNKYDIDIVFNCATKALNYSFVNPKNAFNTNVNGILNILEHQRNGSFKTLVHFSTSEVYGTAVYEPMDESHPIKPTTTYAAGKAAADLAVMSYLNMFELDAFIVRPFNNYGPRQNYKGYLSGIIPITCWRIMNDINPEIHGTGLQSRDFIYVLDTVDAIIKLYYKMKTGGSINISTDGQITMKDVVSKIVKQMDYKEKILQKAARGADVECHNASNEKIKSMIDYRLTSFENGLEKTIKWYMENIK, from the coding sequence ATGAGACCCACAATAAAAAATAGCACAATTTTAGTTACTGGTGGAGCAGGATTTATTGGTAGTCATTTAGTTGATAAATTAATATTAGAAGGAGCTAAAAAACTTATTGTAATAGATAATATGTTCTTAGGAAGTGAAGAAAACTTAAAAAATGCTATTTTATGTGGAGCTGTTTTATATAAAGATGATATTGAAATTAGCTCGTCATTGGATTATATATTCAATAAATATGATATAGATATTGTTTTTAATTGTGCCACTAAAGCCTTAAATTATTCATTTGTTAATCCTAAAAATGCATTTAATACGAATGTTAATGGCATCTTAAATATATTAGAACATCAGAGAAATGGTAGTTTTAAAACACTTGTCCATTTTTCAACATCAGAAGTTTATGGTACCGCGGTATATGAGCCAATGGATGAGTCTCATCCCATAAAGCCTACAACAACATATGCTGCAGGAAAAGCTGCTGCTGATTTAGCTGTTATGAGTTATCTTAACATGTTTGAATTAGATGCTTTTATTGTTAGACCTTTTAACAATTATGGTCCAAGACAAAACTATAAAGGATACCTATCTGGTATTATTCCAATTACGTGCTGGAGAATAATGAATGATATAAATCCCGAAATACATGGTACTGGTCTACAAAGTAGAGACTTTATTTATGTTCTTGATACTGTTGATGCTATTATAAAATTATATTATAAAATGAAGACTGGAGGCAGTATAAATATTTCAACAGATGGCCAAATTACAATGAAAGATGTAGTATCAAAGATTGTGAAACAAATGGATTATAAAGAGAAAATACTGCAAAAGGCCGCTAGGGGAGCAGATGTTGAATGTCATAATGCAAGTAATGAAAAAATAAAATCTATGATTGACTATCGATTGACGTCTTTTGAAAATGGCCTCGAGAAAACGATTAAATGGTATATGGAAAATATCAAATGA
- a CDS encoding glycosyltransferase family 2 protein codes for MIFSVIIPCYNGEKTILRALKSVLNQTYKNFEIIIVDDGSKDNSKFILLKYLKNRDVQYKYIYQENNGPSSARNKAVKSSKGKYLAFLDSDDEWHKEKLNIQYEQIKKFNAKFISCKYTLKKFRDIKEFNIKKYTFKDFLLSNRSSTPCTIVEKELFNSVGGFNENLSYSEDYNLWIKISRKEDLYLLSVPLVKLYKKPYGESGLSSDMWKMEKGELYNYNYCYKMGYINSLSYVFLNILSILKYIKRRIIRKLWFFD; via the coding sequence ATGATTTTTTCAGTAATTATTCCCTGTTATAATGGAGAAAAGACTATTCTTAGAGCATTAAAATCTGTATTAAATCAAACATATAAGAATTTTGAAATTATTATTGTTGATGATGGTAGCAAAGATAACAGTAAATTTATTCTTTTGAAATATTTAAAAAATAGGGATGTACAGTACAAATACATTTATCAAGAAAACAATGGTCCATCTAGTGCTAGAAATAAGGCAGTGAAAAGTTCAAAAGGTAAATACTTAGCATTTCTAGATTCAGATGACGAATGGCACAAAGAAAAGCTAAATATTCAATATGAACAAATTAAGAAATTTAATGCTAAGTTTATTTCTTGCAAGTATACGCTTAAAAAATTTCGAGATATAAAAGAGTTTAATATAAAGAAGTACACATTTAAAGATTTTTTACTTTCAAATAGGAGCTCTACACCTTGCACAATAGTAGAAAAAGAATTGTTTAATAGTGTTGGAGGTTTTAATGAAAATTTGAGTTACTCTGAGGATTATAATTTGTGGATAAAAATTTCTAGAAAAGAAGATTTATATCTGCTTTCGGTACCATTAGTTAAATTATATAAGAAACCATATGGTGAAAGTGGCCTGTCTTCTGATATGTGGAAAATGGAAAAAGGTGAACTTTATAATTATAATTATTGTTATAAAATGGGATATATTAATTCACTAAGTTATGTTTTTTTAAATATCTTATCTATTTTAAAATATATAAAAAGAAGAATAATAAGAAAGTTATGGTTTTTCGATTAA
- a CDS encoding Gfo/Idh/MocA family oxidoreductase, which translates to MIKKKIALIGASGYIAPRHMKAIKETCNELVAALDPYDGIGTMDSYFPQASFFTEFERFDRFVDKYHRENDKRIEYIAIASPNYLHDSHIRFALKSGAHAICEKPLVLNPHNLDQLKVIEKETKKKVNTILQLRLHPSIIALKEKVSKELILNPKKVYDIDLTYLTSRGKWYFISWKGAESKSGGIASNIGVHFFDMLSWIFGEVKENLVHVKNPDANAGTLILKNANVKWFLSVNYDYLPKKIREAGQTTFRSITVEGEEIEFSGGFKDLHTLSYEEILKGNGFGLDDAYGSIDIVSQIRNKTAIGLKGEYHPFCKKVK; encoded by the coding sequence ATGATTAAAAAAAAGATTGCATTAATTGGCGCTTCTGGATATATTGCTCCAAGGCATATGAAAGCTATAAAAGAAACTTGTAATGAATTAGTTGCGGCGCTAGATCCTTATGATGGTATAGGAACAATGGATTCATACTTTCCTCAAGCTAGTTTTTTTACAGAATTTGAGAGATTTGATAGATTTGTAGATAAATATCATAGAGAAAATGATAAAAGAATAGAATATATAGCAATTGCATCTCCTAATTATTTGCATGATTCTCATATTAGATTTGCTTTAAAAAGTGGAGCACATGCTATTTGCGAAAAACCATTAGTTTTAAATCCACATAATCTTGACCAATTAAAAGTAATTGAAAAGGAAACAAAGAAAAAAGTAAATACTATTTTACAATTAAGATTGCATCCTTCCATTATTGCACTAAAAGAAAAGGTTTCAAAAGAATTAATACTTAACCCTAAAAAAGTATATGATATAGATTTAACTTATCTTACAAGTAGAGGAAAATGGTATTTTATCTCATGGAAAGGTGCTGAATCTAAATCAGGTGGAATAGCTTCAAATATTGGAGTTCATTTTTTTGATATGTTATCTTGGATTTTTGGTGAAGTAAAAGAAAATTTAGTTCATGTAAAAAATCCAGATGCAAATGCAGGAACACTTATTCTTAAAAATGCAAATGTAAAGTGGTTTTTATCTGTTAATTATGATTATCTTCCAAAAAAGATAAGAGAAGCTGGACAAACTACATTTAGATCAATTACTGTTGAAGGTGAAGAGATTGAGTTCTCTGGAGGATTTAAAGACTTACACACTCTATCTTATGAAGAAATTCTAAAAGGTAATGGTTTTGGTTTAGATGATGCTTATGGTTCAATTGATATAGTATCTCAAATAAGAAATAAGACAGCTATTGGATTAAAAGGTGAATATCACCCATTTTGTAAAAAGGTAAAATAA
- a CDS encoding DegT/DnrJ/EryC1/StrS family aminotransferase has protein sequence MIRLIKPYINFDEVKSEFQDIFESGWFTKGKFVEEFKHEIKSYTGSNHAFLTTSATTALTMSLKILNIKKGDEVIVSDFSFPATANVIEDLEAIPIFCDVSLETFNMKPNDFEKKITSKTKAVIFVDALGNPSGIGEIKNICKKYNLPLIEDAACSIGSSENNIKCGNIADLTCFSFHPRKLLTTGEGGAITTNNKKYAELLDIKLNHGAVINDGKFDFVDYGYNYRMSELQAVMGIKQLKKLDIILKSRNNIRDLFIVELQKIGFSEQKLNKNVVYNVQSLVFKVPQDINRDNLIKHLKINDIETTIGTYSLSSATYYYNKYQSIQENSYYLENNTITFPCYENLDTKRIFDVIVGYVNNVR, from the coding sequence ATGATAAGGCTAATTAAACCATATATAAATTTCGATGAAGTTAAAAGTGAGTTTCAGGATATATTTGAAAGTGGATGGTTTACAAAAGGTAAATTTGTAGAAGAATTTAAACATGAGATTAAATCATATACTGGGTCGAATCACGCATTTTTAACTACTTCAGCGACTACAGCGTTAACAATGTCTTTAAAAATACTAAATATTAAAAAAGGTGATGAAGTTATTGTTTCTGATTTTTCATTTCCTGCCACTGCAAATGTTATTGAGGATTTAGAAGCTATACCTATCTTCTGTGATGTATCACTAGAAACGTTTAATATGAAGCCTAATGACTTTGAAAAAAAAATTACTTCAAAAACTAAAGCAGTTATTTTTGTTGATGCATTAGGTAACCCCAGTGGAATCGGAGAGATTAAAAATATTTGTAAGAAATATAACTTACCATTAATTGAAGATGCCGCTTGTTCAATTGGAAGTAGTGAGAATAATATTAAATGTGGGAATATTGCAGATTTAACTTGTTTTAGTTTTCACCCCCGGAAACTACTGACTACTGGAGAAGGTGGTGCAATTACTACAAACAATAAAAAATATGCGGAGTTATTAGATATTAAATTAAATCATGGAGCTGTTATAAATGATGGAAAATTTGATTTTGTAGATTATGGTTATAACTATAGAATGTCAGAACTGCAGGCTGTTATGGGAATAAAACAGTTGAAAAAACTAGATATTATTCTAAAATCAAGAAATAATATACGTGATCTGTTTATTGTAGAACTCCAAAAAATTGGCTTTAGTGAACAAAAATTAAATAAAAATGTTGTTTACAATGTGCAATCATTAGTTTTTAAAGTTCCGCAAGACATTAATAGGGATAATTTAATAAAACATTTAAAAATTAATGATATAGAAACTACAATTGGAACATATAGTTTGAGTAGCGCTACTTATTATTATAATAAGTATCAGAGTATTCAAGAAAATTCATATTACCTAGAAAATAATACTATTACATTTCCTTGTTATGAAAATTTAGATACAAAAAGAATTTTTGATGTAATAGTTGGATACGTAAATAATGTTAGATAG
- a CDS encoding Gfo/Idh/MocA family oxidoreductase — protein MKNTLKIGLIGLGKMGQNHLRVLSMLKAVDLQFIFDFDIDVMNKLSKEYDVKASRILEDDLQNVDAVVIVTPTFTHYEYILNVSKYVKNIFVEKPLTDKLSTTSEIMKLAHDQSLNIQIGFIERFNPAIIELKKVLEHSNNIINIDFERTNKVSSRITDVDVITDLMIHDIDLALFLNGDFKSVQSYGVIENNMIAFARATIKHKNGVYSNITASRITEKRIRQVSATCEDMYVDCNLLKKEILVNKQTVKQNYENISLMSIEESINVSPQEALLNEHIGFLKFCLENNQNVPKVQDAYAAMKIASIIQDQIWSTQ, from the coding sequence ATGAAAAATACTTTAAAAATAGGTTTAATTGGGCTTGGTAAGATGGGACAAAATCATTTGAGGGTTTTGTCAATGTTAAAAGCAGTTGACTTACAGTTCATATTTGATTTCGATATTGACGTAATGAATAAATTATCAAAAGAATACGATGTAAAAGCTTCTAGAATATTGGAAGATGATTTGCAAAATGTTGATGCAGTGGTTATTGTCACACCTACTTTCACTCACTATGAATATATTTTGAATGTTAGTAAATATGTAAAGAACATTTTTGTAGAAAAACCTTTGACGGATAAACTATCTACAACAAGTGAAATTATGAAATTAGCACATGACCAAAGTTTAAATATTCAAATAGGTTTTATTGAACGGTTCAATCCTGCTATTATTGAATTAAAAAAAGTATTAGAACATTCTAATAATATTATAAATATTGATTTTGAAAGAACTAATAAAGTAAGTAGTAGAATTACAGATGTTGATGTTATAACAGACTTGATGATACATGATATTGACCTAGCTCTTTTTTTGAATGGTGATTTTAAAAGTGTCCAATCTTATGGCGTTATAGAAAATAATATGATTGCATTTGCTCGCGCAACTATAAAACATAAAAATGGAGTTTATTCAAATATTACAGCAAGTAGAATAACAGAAAAAAGAATTAGACAAGTGAGTGCTACATGTGAGGATATGTATGTTGATTGTAATTTATTAAAAAAAGAAATATTAGTTAATAAGCAAACTGTAAAACAAAACTATGAAAATATTTCTTTGATGTCAATTGAGGAGTCAATTAATGTCTCTCCTCAAGAAGCTTTATTAAATGAACATATTGGATTTTTAAAATTTTGTTTGGAGAATAATCAGAACGTTCCAAAGGTACAAGATGCCTACGCTGCAATGAAAATTGCAAGTATTATTCAAGACCAAATTTGGAGCACTCAATGA
- a CDS encoding polysaccharide deacetylase family protein has product MKQIIKTSLSKLYYNLYYRYKKEIGNRIILYHSVGSTLSHDTYGISISKKRFLEHIIFLKDNYKIIAIDDKYQNNLTENSISITFDDGYKDNLYALELCEKYNIPFTLYISTGFIGKKDYLTKSEIEIFSKSNFCRLGAHSVSHPHLSQLSYSDQFNELNDSKNRLEDIVSYEINEMSYPHGSYNENTIKIIDKLGYNVISSSHIGLNTIQNLDLKRLKRVEIISSDNLLKLEQKILGYYDYLALKENKGCM; this is encoded by the coding sequence ATGAAACAAATAATTAAAACTTCATTATCAAAATTATATTATAACTTATATTATAGATATAAAAAAGAAATAGGGAATAGAATTATTCTTTATCATTCTGTTGGTTCTACTTTATCACATGATACATATGGAATTTCAATTTCAAAAAAAAGATTTTTAGAACATATTATCTTCTTAAAAGATAATTACAAGATAATAGCAATTGATGATAAATATCAAAATAATTTAACTGAAAATAGTATCTCAATAACTTTTGATGATGGTTATAAAGATAATTTATACGCTTTGGAATTATGCGAAAAATACAATATTCCATTTACGCTATATATATCGACAGGGTTCATAGGGAAAAAAGACTATTTAACGAAAAGTGAAATAGAAATTTTTTCTAAAAGTAATTTTTGTAGATTAGGTGCACATAGTGTTTCACATCCTCATCTGTCTCAATTGTCTTATTCTGATCAATTTAATGAGTTAAACGATAGTAAGAATAGACTTGAAGACATAGTTTCATATGAAATAAATGAGATGAGTTACCCTCATGGTTCATACAATGAGAATACAATTAAAATTATAGATAAATTAGGTTATAATGTCATTTCCTCAAGCCATATAGGTTTAAATACAATTCAAAACTTAGACTTAAAAAGATTAAAACGAGTTGAAATTATTAGCAGTGATAATTTATTGAAATTAGAACAAAAAATATTAGGTTATTATGATTATTTAGCGTTAAAAGAAAATAAGGGATGTATGTGA